Proteins found in one Litorihabitans aurantiacus genomic segment:
- a CDS encoding ATP-binding cassette domain-containing protein: MRLRSGPVRAAALLALAFVLLRLLYQGLFRGLDRGGVVLADLPSWRLPHPIDHVVLLGPVTSQGIQAAIVSALPVAGIILGFGVLNAVVDLSAACARASRGGPLRSVAQALVIAWATFPGLVGSVTDVRRARRLRGERGAASLLVPVMERTVERAVALGASMEVRGFASVRSSSGVASPHPSPAVHLHGVTLGHDDAWHLRADLTLARGGLVLLTGPTGGGKSTLLRALSGLHTAVDGGSLAGRAHVLGLPRDLPPHATASLVGVVAQHPRRSFVAETVAAEIAFASAVQGADDAEVAARVARAATGLGITDLLGAACAHLSAGQSHLVAIAAAVAHDPVLLLVDEPLADLDLASRTRVVAALRDLAAGGTTVVVAEHRTDALREVADVVLRVEEGDGGARVVREGAGGAPADAPSPPAPSTTPAPRSPTTHPLVLHVADLTLAVGGRTLLTGGALDVAAGEIVAVGGDVGSGKTTLLNRLALSGRATPGTIEVGGVAVAALRRRARLRALALVPDASDDLLFRLTVAEECARADRRAGADGGATLTRFLAFAGVAPGVADRHPRDLSVGQRRLLVLAVQLAAAPRVLAVDEPSRGLDPVAAAAVREALRAAAEAGAAVVIATHDAAFLDLADRVLVLADGRLEADAGRARPEAEVAP; the protein is encoded by the coding sequence GTGCGTCTGCGATCCGGGCCCGTGCGCGCCGCGGCGCTGCTCGCGCTCGCGTTCGTCCTGCTCCGCCTCCTCTACCAGGGCCTGTTCCGCGGCCTCGACCGCGGCGGCGTCGTGCTGGCCGACCTGCCCTCGTGGCGACTGCCCCACCCGATCGACCACGTCGTCCTGCTCGGTCCGGTCACGAGCCAGGGCATCCAGGCGGCGATCGTCAGCGCGCTGCCCGTCGCCGGGATCATCCTGGGATTCGGGGTCCTGAACGCCGTCGTCGACCTCTCCGCGGCGTGCGCCCGCGCCAGCCGGGGCGGCCCCCTGCGGTCCGTGGCGCAGGCGCTCGTCATCGCCTGGGCGACCTTCCCCGGGCTCGTCGGCAGCGTCACGGACGTGCGGCGCGCGCGCCGACTGCGGGGCGAGCGCGGGGCCGCGTCGCTGCTCGTGCCCGTGATGGAGCGGACGGTCGAGCGCGCCGTCGCCCTCGGGGCCTCGATGGAGGTGCGCGGGTTCGCGTCGGTCCGGTCGAGCAGCGGGGTCGCGTCGCCCCACCCTTCACCCGCCGTCCACCTCCACGGCGTCACCCTCGGGCACGACGACGCCTGGCACCTCCGCGCCGACCTCACCCTCGCGCGCGGCGGGCTCGTGCTCCTGACCGGGCCGACCGGGGGCGGGAAGTCCACGCTGCTGCGGGCGCTCAGCGGGCTGCACACCGCGGTCGACGGCGGATCGCTCGCCGGCCGCGCGCACGTGCTCGGGCTCCCGCGCGACCTTCCGCCGCACGCGACGGCGTCGCTCGTCGGCGTCGTGGCGCAGCACCCGCGGCGCTCCTTCGTGGCCGAGACGGTGGCCGCCGAGATCGCGTTCGCCTCGGCGGTGCAGGGCGCCGACGACGCCGAGGTCGCGGCGCGGGTCGCTCGCGCCGCGACGGGCCTGGGCATCACCGACCTGCTCGGGGCGGCGTGCGCGCACCTGTCCGCCGGCCAGTCCCACCTCGTCGCGATCGCGGCCGCCGTGGCGCACGACCCGGTGCTGCTGCTCGTGGACGAGCCGCTCGCCGACCTCGACCTCGCCTCCCGCACGCGGGTGGTCGCGGCGCTGCGCGACCTCGCGGCGGGCGGGACGACCGTGGTCGTCGCCGAGCACCGCACGGACGCGCTGCGCGAGGTCGCCGACGTCGTGCTGCGGGTCGAGGAGGGCGACGGCGGAGCGCGGGTCGTGCGCGAGGGCGCCGGCGGGGCGCCTGCGGACGCCCCGTCACCCCCCGCACCATCAACAACCCCGGCACCGCGCTCCCCCACCACCCACCCGCTGGTGCTCCACGTGGCGGACCTGACGCTCGCCGTCGGCGGCCGGACCCTGCTGACAGGCGGCGCGCTCGACGTCGCCGCGGGCGAGATCGTGGCCGTCGGCGGCGACGTCGGCTCGGGCAAGACGACGCTGCTGAACCGGCTCGCGCTGTCGGGCCGCGCGACCCCGGGCACGATCGAGGTGGGCGGCGTCGCGGTGGCGGCGCTCCGCCGTCGGGCGCGGCTGCGGGCCCTCGCGCTGGTGCCGGACGCCTCCGACGACCTGCTGTTCCGCCTGACCGTGGCGGAGGAGTGTGCGCGTGCCGATCGCCGGGCGGGGGCCGACGGCGGAGCCACGCTGACGAGGTTCCTCGCCTTCGCGGGGGTCGCGCCCGGTGTGGCCGACCGCCACCCGCGCGACCTCTCGGTCGGTCAGCGGCGACTGCTGGTGCTCGCGGTCCAGCTCGCCGCCGCGCCCCGCGTGCTCGCCGTGGACGAGCCGAGCCGGGGGCTCGACCCGGTGGCCGCCGCGGCCGTGCGGGAGGCGCTGCGCGCGGCGGCGGAGGCCGGGGCCGCCGTCGTGATCGCGACGCACGACGCCGCCTTCCTCGACCTGGCCGACCGGGTGCTCGTGCTGGCCGACGGGCGGCTGGAGGCCGACGCCGGACGGGCGCGCCCCGAGGCCGAGGTGGCGCCGTGA
- a CDS encoding LGFP repeat-containing protein, whose translation MVVAAILAGLLAVSPAHANAYTLDGPNYGWRSVDGGHEYSSPRGTFSVTGFRDTPSRAFSAAHRSAGGGRGALGYPTTRQIPERNEVYLAEGYVFDVDGAYQVFERGVVYGSRTVDNQGFFDLSTTAVVRGGQSPFRAVHDSTGGGSGSLSYPIGDEVRQAGNYWYQVFLLGVIYVSPSGAYPVYDNWGGFNYTARGGGSGPLGYPTARHVQQGSHYAYQTFERGILYAVPPCYECDASPIGIEVRGGFIDAHAARGGGTGSLGYPRWNETYNSSTRTWTQIFERGRIEIGPGGTRYVMGKFWG comes from the coding sequence ATGGTCGTCGCCGCCATTCTGGCGGGGCTCCTCGCTGTTTCCCCCGCTCACGCCAACGCCTACACTCTCGACGGGCCGAACTACGGGTGGCGTTCCGTCGACGGCGGCCACGAGTACTCCAGTCCGCGTGGCACGTTCTCGGTGACCGGGTTCCGGGACACGCCCTCGCGAGCGTTCTCGGCCGCGCACCGCTCCGCCGGCGGTGGTCGCGGCGCGCTCGGCTACCCCACGACGCGGCAGATTCCGGAGCGTAACGAGGTCTACCTCGCCGAGGGGTACGTCTTCGACGTCGACGGCGCTTACCAGGTCTTCGAGCGTGGCGTCGTCTACGGCTCGCGCACCGTTGACAACCAGGGCTTCTTCGACCTTTCGACGACAGCTGTGGTGCGCGGCGGGCAGAGCCCGTTCAGAGCCGTCCACGACTCCACGGGAGGGGGCAGCGGCTCCCTGAGCTACCCGATCGGCGACGAGGTCAGGCAGGCGGGGAACTACTGGTACCAGGTGTTCCTGCTCGGCGTCATCTACGTCAGTCCGAGCGGCGCCTACCCCGTCTACGACAACTGGGGCGGTTTCAACTACACGGCTAGGGGTGGCGGTAGCGGACCGCTCGGCTACCCGACCGCGCGGCACGTCCAGCAGGGGTCGCACTACGCGTACCAGACGTTCGAGCGAGGCATCCTGTACGCGGTGCCGCCCTGCTACGAGTGCGACGCGTCGCCGATAGGCATCGAGGTCAGGGGCGGATTCATCGATGCTCACGCCGCCCGGGGTGGAGGCACGGGCTCGCTCGGATATCCGCGATGGAACGAGACTTACAACTCGAGCACCCGCACGTGGACGCAGATCTTCGAGCGTGGTCGGATCGAGATCGGTCCCGGCGGAACCCGGTACGTTATGGGCAAGTTCTGGGGTTAA
- a CDS encoding LGFP repeat-containing protein — MSSGGAVRSRPSCSGALGYPLGNEVRQASGYWFQPFLGGQIYVSPRGAFPVDSWWGGFLEAHAARGGGTGSLGYPKGNEFFDTTTRTWSQVFERGRIHIGPAGTRYEMGVFWEL; from the coding sequence GTGAGTTCTGGCGGGGCTGTTCGCAGCCGCCCCAGCTGTAGCGGAGCCCTCGGCTACCCGCTCGGCAACGAGGTGCGTCAGGCGTCGGGCTACTGGTTCCAGCCGTTCCTGGGCGGACAGATCTACGTCAGCCCGCGCGGCGCGTTCCCGGTCGACTCCTGGTGGGGTGGTTTCCTCGAGGCGCACGCGGCGCGCGGCGGAGGCACTGGTTCGCTCGGTTACCCGAAGGGCAACGAGTTCTTCGACACGACGACCCGCACGTGGTCGCAGGTGTTCGAGCGCGGCCGGATCCACATCGGACCGGCGGGGACGCGCTACGAGATGGGTGTCTTCTGGGAGCTGTGA
- a CDS encoding LGFP repeat-containing protein, translated as MARNHRRPRVHQPTRNLRRHGRERDSGPRLLRGPPRRGRRPGAVGYPTSSQIGQTTSVYIAEGYGYDLDGAYQIFERGAIYGSRVTDYYGEVDASGTFVVKGGSSPFKAVHDSVGGGGGFLSYPISNEVRQAPGYWYQEFLSGDIYVSPSGAFPVYWYWGGYDYNQMGGGSSAIGYPTGNLVVQGSHYAYQRFERGILYTLPDCYACDLPPIGVPVKGGFISAHAARGGGSGSLGYPRSAETYNSSTRTWTQVFERGRIEIGPGGTRYFTGKFWTEGFALQSDRQALRTVDS; from the coding sequence GTGGCGCGGAATCACCGACGGCCACGAGTACACCAGCCCACGCGGAACCTTCGCCGTCACGGGCGGGAACGGGACTCCGGCCCGCGCCTTCTCCGCGGTCCACCGCGCCGCGGGCGGCGGCCGGGGGCGGTCGGGTACCCCACGTCCTCGCAGATCGGACAGACGACATCGGTCTACATCGCCGAGGGTTACGGGTACGACCTCGACGGGGCCTACCAGATCTTCGAGCGTGGAGCGATCTACGGTTCGCGCGTCACCGACTACTACGGCGAGGTCGACGCCTCGGGCACCTTCGTCGTCAAGGGTGGCTCGAGTCCTTTCAAGGCGGTCCACGACTCGGTCGGCGGAGGCGGTGGATTCCTGAGCTACCCCATCAGCAACGAGGTCAGGCAGGCCCCCGGCTACTGGTACCAGGAGTTCCTCAGCGGCGACATCTACGTCAGCCCGTCCGGGGCGTTCCCGGTCTACTGGTACTGGGGCGGGTACGACTACAACCAGATGGGCGGCGGAAGCAGCGCCATCGGTTATCCGACGGGCAATCTTGTGGTGCAGGGTTCGCACTACGCCTACCAGCGGTTCGAGCGGGGAATCCTCTACACCCTGCCCGACTGCTACGCGTGCGACCTGCCGCCGATCGGCGTGCCGGTCAAGGGCGGCTTCATCTCCGCGCACGCCGCTCGCGGTGGCGGAAGCGGATCCCTGGGGTACCCGCGTTCCGCCGAGACCTACAACTCCTCGACGCGTACCTGGACCCAGGTCTTCGAGCGTGGTCGCATCGAGATCGGTCCCGGGGGGACGCGCTACTTCACCGGGAAGTTCTGGACCGAGGGCTTCGCGCTGCAGAGCGACCGTCAGGCGCTGCGGACGGTGGACTCCTGA
- a CDS encoding LGFP repeat-containing protein has protein sequence MRRTRSALRTVTTAVAALALTASLGTAAQADTYTWDASGYGWRVIENGHQYTSPFGTHAVQGSSATPEKAFSVAHLQLGGGRGVLGYPTSTSTYDDIEQLLFETAGYSGVGQYQQFERGVIYGLDAERTDGTPVVNTSVVRGGTSPFRSVHAATGGGTGALGYPLGNEVRQASGYWYQPFLGGQIYVSPRGAFPVDSRWGGFDYTQRGGGTSDIGYPVGNLQIQGLDHAYQRFERGIMYTSLGCWGCDTGLVGWAVKGGFLEAHAARGGGTGSLGYPKGNEFFDTTTRTWSQVFERGRIHIGPAGTRYEMGVFWEL, from the coding sequence ATGCGCCGCACACGTTCCGCGCTGCGCACCGTCACGACCGCCGTCGCCGCTCTCGCGCTGACGGCATCCCTCGGCACCGCCGCCCAGGCCGACACCTACACCTGGGATGCGAGCGGCTACGGCTGGAGGGTCATCGAGAACGGGCACCAGTACACGAGCCCGTTCGGCACCCACGCGGTCCAGGGGTCGTCCGCGACGCCCGAGAAGGCGTTCTCCGTCGCCCACCTCCAGCTCGGCGGTGGGCGAGGGGTGCTCGGCTACCCGACCTCGACGAGCACGTACGACGACATCGAGCAGCTCTTGTTCGAGACCGCCGGATACTCCGGGGTCGGGCAGTACCAGCAGTTCGAGCGCGGTGTCATCTACGGCCTCGACGCGGAGCGGACCGACGGGACCCCCGTGGTCAACACGTCCGTCGTCCGAGGCGGCACCAGCCCCTTCCGGTCGGTGCACGCGGCCACGGGCGGCGGCACCGGAGCCCTCGGCTACCCGCTCGGCAACGAGGTGCGTCAGGCGTCGGGCTACTGGTACCAGCCGTTCCTGGGCGGACAGATCTACGTCAGCCCGCGCGGCGCGTTCCCGGTCGACTCCCGCTGGGGCGGGTTCGACTACACCCAGCGAGGGGGCGGGACCAGCGACATCGGCTACCCCGTCGGGAATCTCCAGATCCAGGGTCTGGACCACGCCTACCAGCGGTTCGAGCGGGGCATCATGTACACGTCCCTCGGATGCTGGGGCTGCGACACCGGGCTCGTGGGCTGGGCGGTCAAGGGCGGGTTCCTCGAGGCGCACGCGGCGCGCGGCGGAGGCACTGGTTCGCTCGGTTACCCGAAGGGCAACGAGTTCTTCGACACGACGACCCGCACGTGGTCGCAGGTGTTCGAGCGCGGCCGGATCCACATCGGACCGGCGGGGACGCGCTACGAGATGGGTGTCTTCTGGGAGCTGTGA
- a CDS encoding ECF transporter S component, which yields MTHVQRVCIAVANLVAAAAFAWPLLVPALPSQAQAAAPWAALGLVPIAVVLVLVALDASIRSATTLAMLGTLTAVGAAVRIAGTGVGGLEAVFVVLILAGRAYGARFGFLLGVLVIALSSIASGFGPWTPFQMVACAWVGAGAGLLPGGRRRRGSPGATRSPGRGQRWREVALLATYGALASYAFGAVMNLWFWPFAVGPDTSISYAPGAPLATNLGSFLSYTLVTSTLTWDTVRAVTSVVGLVVAGPAVLAALRRVRLGPGSTRERRRATAPPRSHHSSQKTPIS from the coding sequence GTGACGCACGTGCAGCGGGTGTGCATCGCCGTCGCGAACCTGGTCGCCGCGGCGGCGTTCGCGTGGCCGCTGCTCGTGCCTGCCCTGCCCTCGCAGGCGCAGGCCGCGGCGCCGTGGGCGGCGCTGGGACTGGTGCCGATCGCCGTCGTGCTGGTGCTGGTCGCGCTCGATGCGAGCATCCGGTCGGCGACGACGCTCGCGATGCTCGGCACGCTCACCGCCGTCGGCGCGGCGGTACGGATCGCGGGGACGGGTGTCGGCGGGCTCGAGGCGGTGTTCGTCGTGCTGATCCTCGCGGGGCGCGCCTACGGGGCGCGGTTCGGCTTCCTGCTGGGGGTGCTGGTCATCGCGCTGAGCTCGATCGCGTCGGGCTTCGGACCGTGGACGCCGTTCCAGATGGTCGCGTGCGCGTGGGTGGGCGCGGGGGCGGGACTGCTGCCGGGCGGGCGACGACGGCGCGGGTCACCGGGCGCGACGCGCTCACCCGGGCGCGGCCAGCGGTGGCGCGAGGTCGCGCTGCTGGCGACGTACGGGGCACTGGCCTCCTACGCCTTCGGCGCGGTGATGAACCTGTGGTTCTGGCCGTTCGCCGTCGGGCCGGACACCTCCATCAGCTACGCGCCCGGGGCGCCGCTCGCGACCAACCTCGGCTCGTTCCTCAGCTACACCCTGGTGACGTCGACGCTGACGTGGGACACCGTGCGGGCGGTGACCAGCGTGGTGGGGCTCGTCGTGGCGGGGCCGGCGGTGCTCGCCGCGCTGCGACGGGTGCGGCTCGGCCCGGGGAGCACGAGGGAGCGCCGTCGTGCGACGGCGCCCCCTCGGTCGCATCACAGCTCCCAGAAGACACCCATCTCGTAG